The Carnobacterium divergens nucleotide sequence GTTTAGATAAACCAGTATATGATTACGTGATGCAGCAACCAGAAACAGAACAATTTTATCGTAAATTTATTGATTTATTGTTATATGTTTTGCCTGGGTATAAAAAAGAAGGTAAAAATAATGTAACGATAGCGATTGGCTGTACAGGAGGGCAACACCGTTCCGTTGCTTTAACTGAACGAGTGGGACGTCAACTGATTGCCGATGACTATAAAGTCAATATTACACACCGAGATAAAGATAAACGTAAGGAAAGTGTCAATCGTTCATGATGGTTCCTAAACGCAATCGAAGACCTAAAATTGTTGTACTAGGAGGCGGGACGGGCCTACCTGTTATTTTAAAAAATTTAAAAGCACAGTCTGCAGATATTACAGCAATCGTAACGGTTGCTGATGATGGAGGCAGCAGTGGGACGATTAGAGATTATGTGAATGTAGTCCCACCAGGGGATATTCGAAATGTTCTCGTTTCATTATCTGATTTACCTAAACTGCAAGAAGAAATTTTCCAATATCGTTTTGATAGTGACGATCACTTTTTAGCGGGACATGCGATTGGAAATTTGATTATTGCAGCAATTACAGAGATGAAAGGGAATGTCTTTGAAGCGATTCAACTATTAGCTGAAATGATGCGTGTTGATGGTCAAGTGTACCCAGCTTCAGAAGAGCCGTTGATTTTACATGCGGAGTTTGAAGATGGAACTAGGGTTTCTGGAGAATCTAAAATTGCCCACGACCGTAAAACCATTAATCGGGTATATGTAACACCAACTGAAACGAACCACGATTCTAAAGCTGCTAGACAAGTAATTGATGCAATTTTAGAAGCGGATATGGTGGTATTAGGTCCAGGTAGTTTATTTACGAGTATTTTACCCAATTTAATGATTCAAGATTTAGGGGAAGCGGTTGTAAATACAAAAGCAGAAGTTGTCTACATCTGTAACATTATGACGCAATTAGGAGAAACAGAAAATTTTTCCGATGCAGATCACATCAAGGTATTGCACAAACATTTAGGCAATCAATTTATTGATACAATTTTAGTGAATACCGAACATGTTCCAGAAGATTACATGGACAAAGAGCGCTATGACGAATACCTCGTTCAAGTCACACATGATTTTGAAGGCTTGCGAAATGAAAATTGTCGCGTAATTTCGGCTGACTTCTTGAAACTCAGAGATCAAGGGGTCTTTCATGATGGAGAAAAAGTTGTAGAAGAATTACTGCGTCTTGTATTTGGTGCGAAAAATTAAAAAGGTCGTTTAAAGAAAGGAGGCTGTCTAATATGTCCTATGCCTCAGATGTCAAAAAAGAACTAACGACATTAGAAGTTCATAAAGAGCATGCAAAAGCTGAATTGGCAGCATTGATTCGCATGAATGGTGCGGTTAGTTTAGTGAATCAAAAGTTTATTTTAAATGTTCAAACTGAAAATGCAGCGATTGCCAGACGAATTTATGTCTTACTAAAAGATCATTTTGAAGTGGAAAGTGAACTGTTGGTTCGTCGTAAAATGAAATTAAAAAAAAATAATGTCTATATTGTACGTTTAAAACAAGGAACAAAAGAAGTTTTATCCGACTTAAATATTATGGATGGTCTACTTTTTCATGCTCATATTGCAGATGAGATTATTACAAACCCTCAAAAAATTCGTTCTTATTTAAGGGGGGCATTTCTGGCAGGTGGTTCGGTTAATAACCCTGAAACAAGCCGTTATCATTTAGAAATCTATTCCATCTATGAAGAACACAACAATGATATTTGCCAAATGATGAACTATTTTGAGTTAAATGCACGAACGTTAGAACGCCGAAATGGGTATATCACGTATTTAAAAGAAGCTGAAAAAATAGCAGATTTTCTTGCGTTGATTGGTGCAACTACAGGTATGTTGAAGTTTGAAGACGTACGAATCGTTCGAGATATGCGGAATTCTGTCAATCGTTTAGTGAATTGCGAAAATGCAAATTTAAATAAAACAATTGATGCAGCAGGAAAGCAGATTGAAAGTATACGGTTTATTGATGAGATGATGGGATTAGATAAACTTCCAGAAAAATTAAGAGAAATTGCTTTGGTTCGTTTAGAGTATCCAGAAGTAACCTTAAAGGAATTGGGAGAAATGATTCCAAGTGGTGCCATCAGCAAATCGGGTATCAACCATCGATTGCGTAAGTTAAATGAAGTAGCAGAAAATTTAAAAGCAAAAAGCACAGTTAGCAAAGGATAAAAGAAAGGTGGAAATCAAGTATGAAGTCACAATTATTAGCGCCCTATACAATAAAATCAGTAGAATTTAAAAACCGAGTAATGATGTCACCGATGTGTATGTATTCTGTTTTTGAACAAGATGGAAAAGTGACTGATTTTCACTTAACTCACTATGGAACAAGAGCTCTTGGTCAAGTAGGATTAATTATGGTTGAATCTACAGCAGTATTGCCAAATGGTCGAATTTCACAGGAGGATTTAGGCATTTGGTCAGATGATCATATTGCAGGTTTAACAAAATTAGTTGATCATGTTCATGAAATGGGTGCAAAAATAGGGATTCAATTAAATCATGCAGGACGAAAAGCAGATGTGCCTGATTCAATTGTAGCACCATCAAGTATTGCCTATAGTGAAGCCTATCAAGAACCAGAATCATTATCTGAAAATGAAATTACGGAGATTGTAAAAGCTTTTAAAGATGCCGTTATCCGGTGTCAAAAAGCAGGATTTGACGTGATTGAACTTCATGGAGCACATGGTTATTTGATTAATCAATTTTTATCCCCGTTGACGAACAAGCGAACAGATCAGTATGGTGGACCGATTGGCAACCGTTATCGTTTTTTAAGTCAAATCATTGCTGAAGTTCGAGAGTTATGGGAGAAACCTTTATTTGTTCGAATTTCTGCAGAAGATTACCAAGCAGATGGCGCTCACCTTGAAGATTATTTAATGATTGGAAAATGGATGAGAGATGCAGGTATTGATTTGATTGATGTCTCTACAGGAGGCTTAGTAAATGTTCAACCGACAAAAATATTTCCTGGCTATCAAGTGCATTATGCCGAAGAAATTCGTAAAGTAGTTGGCATTGCGACAGGAGCAGTAGGATTAATTACAAATGGAGCACAAGCAGAAGAAGTAATTGGAAATGGTCGAGCAGATTTGGTGGTTATTGGGCGAGAATTGTTACGTAATCCTTTTTGGGTTCGAGAGGTTGCCATTGAATTGAATGCAAAAGATCAACTGAAAACACCCGTTCAATATTTACGTGGTTGGAGATAAAAAAGAAACAAGCGATTGAGTAATCGCTTGTTTCTTTTTATTTTGTAAGTTCTTTTTCAATTAAAGTGGTTAACTCATCTGGTGTGATATGTTCATCAAAAATATGATCCCCCACA carries:
- the namA gene encoding NADPH dehydrogenase NamA, with protein sequence MKSQLLAPYTIKSVEFKNRVMMSPMCMYSVFEQDGKVTDFHLTHYGTRALGQVGLIMVESTAVLPNGRISQEDLGIWSDDHIAGLTKLVDHVHEMGAKIGIQLNHAGRKADVPDSIVAPSSIAYSEAYQEPESLSENEITEIVKAFKDAVIRCQKAGFDVIELHGAHGYLINQFLSPLTNKRTDQYGGPIGNRYRFLSQIIAEVRELWEKPLFVRISAEDYQADGAHLEDYLMIGKWMRDAGIDLIDVSTGGLVNVQPTKIFPGYQVHYAEEIRKVVGIATGAVGLITNGAQAEEVIGNGRADLVVIGRELLRNPFWVREVAIELNAKDQLKTPVQYLRGWR
- the whiA gene encoding DNA-binding protein WhiA: MSYASDVKKELTTLEVHKEHAKAELAALIRMNGAVSLVNQKFILNVQTENAAIARRIYVLLKDHFEVESELLVRRKMKLKKNNVYIVRLKQGTKEVLSDLNIMDGLLFHAHIADEIITNPQKIRSYLRGAFLAGGSVNNPETSRYHLEIYSIYEEHNNDICQMMNYFELNARTLERRNGYITYLKEAEKIADFLALIGATTGMLKFEDVRIVRDMRNSVNRLVNCENANLNKTIDAAGKQIESIRFIDEMMGLDKLPEKLREIALVRLEYPEVTLKELGEMIPSGAISKSGINHRLRKLNEVAENLKAKSTVSKG
- a CDS encoding gluconeogenesis factor YvcK family protein, whose product is MMVPKRNRRPKIVVLGGGTGLPVILKNLKAQSADITAIVTVADDGGSSGTIRDYVNVVPPGDIRNVLVSLSDLPKLQEEIFQYRFDSDDHFLAGHAIGNLIIAAITEMKGNVFEAIQLLAEMMRVDGQVYPASEEPLILHAEFEDGTRVSGESKIAHDRKTINRVYVTPTETNHDSKAARQVIDAILEADMVVLGPGSLFTSILPNLMIQDLGEAVVNTKAEVVYICNIMTQLGETENFSDADHIKVLHKHLGNQFIDTILVNTEHVPEDYMDKERYDEYLVQVTHDFEGLRNENCRVISADFLKLRDQGVFHDGEKVVEELLRLVFGAKN